DNA sequence from the bacterium genome:
AATTATAAATTGATCCGTCGCGGACGCTTCCGTCTCCGCCTCAACCGGCTTTCTGCGCTGGGCAAGTCCATGGTACTCCTGGGAGTCATCGGCAAGGAACGGCTCTACTACTGGAAGCTTTTCTTCTGGTCCCTGTTCTGCCGACCCCGGCTCTTTCCGCATACGATTACTCTGGCAATCTACGGATTCCATTTTCGGAAAGTCTTTCAACACTATCTGTCAGATCCACAATAGGCACGCGTCCGAAAGGCCGAGGTCGTCACGAAAATCGAGGCTCTAACGAGGAAAATCGCGAGTTGAAGAAGCTCGACGGCCATCAGGATGAAGGGACGGTTAACGGGGATGCGTTCAAGCGCGACTTTTCGCACGACCTTGATGGCCTCGGTAAGGCCATGAAAGACCTGACAATGGATACCAAGTAATTCGAGAATAGGATAGTGCTTTTCGCTGCAAGTCTCCATATAGACGTGCGACACATTCGGAAATGTGACCCACGATGGAGCTATGAAATTATTCTCTCGAACCAATTAAAACAAGCGGACGCCCACCACAGATTACGACGTGACGAATTCAAACGCAACGATTAATCGCATCGCCTTCATCGGTAACTACTTGCCGCGCCAATGCGGCATAGCGACCTTTACCACCGATTTGTGTGAAGCGGTCGCTGCGGAATACGGCGAGACGAAGTGCATTGCTCTGCCCGTCAACGATATTGAAGCCGGGTATGCGTATCCACCCCGCGTTCGTTTTGAACTGACGGAGAAGGATCTTGACTCCTATCGCCGTGCCGCTGACTTCCTGAATATCAACAATGTGGACCTCGTGTGCCTTCAGCATGAGTACGGCATTTTCGGCGGGCAGGCGGGAAGTCACATCCTGGCCCTCCTGCAGGAATTGCGCATGCCCATCGTCACGACTTTTCATACGATCTTGCAGAATCCCGATCCTGATCAGCGACGGGTGCTGAAAGAGATCGCCGTCCTGTCAGACCGTGTGGTTGTGATGAGTGAACGCGGCGGGAACGTCCTGCAGAAGATCTTTGATGTCGCACCGGAAAAGATTGATATGATTCCGCACGGCATCCCTGATCTGCCGTTTGTGGATCCGAGTTTTCACAAAGATTTGTTTGGAGTCGAGGGCAAAATCGTCTTGCTCAGCTTTGGATTGCTCTCCCCGAACAAAGGAATCGAGAATGTCATCGCTGCCTTGCCCGCCATTTTAGAGCGATATCCGAACGTGGTGTATATGATTCTCGGCGCGACTCATCCCCATGTCTTGCGGCTGGAAGGCGAAACCTATCGCTTGTCTTTGCAGTTGATGGCCGAGGAGAAAGACGTGGAAGCCAATGTAATCTTCTACAACCGATTTGTCAGCTTGGAGGAGCTTGTTGAGTTCATCGGTGCGGCGGACATTTATATTACTCCTTATCTCAATGCAGCCCAGAGCACTTCCGGCGTTCTGGCTTACACGCTGGGAGCGGGAAAAGCGGTGATTTCGACGCCATATTGGTATGCGGAGGAAATGCTGGCGGAAGAACGGGGAGTGCTGGTGCCGTTCCGTGACCCGGCCGCCTTGGCCGAACAGGTCATTGATCTCTTGGACAATGAATCCAGACGCCATGCCATGCGCAAGCGAGCCTACCTGTTCGGACGAGAAATGATTTGGCCACTGGTGGCGCGGCGGTACATGGAGAGTTTTGGGCGCGCTCAGTCCGAACGCAGGCATTTCAAATCTCGTGGCTTCATGGCCAAAGCGCTGGACAAACGGCCGAGCGAACTGCCTCCTCTCAAACTCGATCACTTACGTCACATGACTGACGAGACCGGCATGTTACAACACGCCGTTTTCAACGTACCCAATTATCATGAGGGTTATACGACCGACGACAACGCCCGTGCGCTGATGGTAAGCACGCTGCTGGATGAACTTGGCAGGGGTGAGGCCTTTAATCTGGCTTCCCGCTATCTCGCTTTCGTTTGGTACGCCTATAATCCTGCAACCGGGCGCTTTCGCAACTTCATGGATTACCAGCGTCGTTGGCTGGAGGACAACCATGGTTCGGACGACAGCCATGGTCGCACATTGTCGGCACTGGGAACCGTGTTGGGACGCTTTAACACTCCAGCGCTGCATAGCATGGCCGGCTGGATGTTTGAGCAGGCTCTGCCTGCCATCCGCGATACGACCAGCCCCCGGGCCTGGGCCTTTGCGCTTATGGGCATCCACGAGTATCTGCGGCGGTTTTCGGGTGATCGCGTTGCGAGCCAGCTAAAGGAAGAACTGGCCAGCCGCCTGTTAGGGTTGTATCAAAGACAACACTCGGACGATTGGCTCTGGTTCGAGGAAGGATTAACCTACTGCAATGCCGCGTTACCGCATGCCATGCTCATCTGCGGCCATATGATGTCGAACAGCGAGATGACC
Encoded proteins:
- a CDS encoding glycosyltransferase, translating into MNRIAFIGNYLPRQCGIATFTTDLCEAVAAEYGETKCIALPVNDIEAGYAYPPRVRFELTEKDLDSYRRAADFLNINNVDLVCLQHEYGIFGGQAGSHILALLQELRMPIVTTFHTILQNPDPDQRRVLKEIAVLSDRVVVMSERGGNVLQKIFDVAPEKIDMIPHGIPDLPFVDPSFHKDLFGVEGKIVLLSFGLLSPNKGIENVIAALPAILERYPNVVYMILGATHPHVLRLEGETYRLSLQLMAEEKDVEANVIFYNRFVSLEELVEFIGAADIYITPYLNAAQSTSGVLAYTLGAGKAVISTPYWYAEEMLAEERGVLVPFRDPAALAEQVIDLLDNESRRHAMRKRAYLFGREMIWPLVARRYMESFGRAQSERRHFKSRGFMAKALDKRPSELPPLKLDHLRHMTDETGMLQHAVFNVPNYHEGYTTDDNARALMVSTLLDELGRGEAFNLASRYLAFVWYAYNPATGRFRNFMDYQRRWLEDNHGSDDSHGRTLSALGTVLGRFNTPALHSMAGWMFEQALPAIRDTTSPRAWAFALMGIHEYLRRFSGDRVASQLKEELASRLLGLYQRQHSDDWLWFEEGLTYCNAALPHAMLICGHMMSNSEMTKAGIESLGWLADLQRADAGRSHFVPIGSNGFYQRGGARARFDQQPVEAQAMVSACLEAYRITGDKRWRNEARRAFEWFLGRNDLNFPIYDPLTGGCRDGLHADRPNENQGAESTLAFLQALLEMRLAENTLQSGEV
- a CDS encoding DUF4070 domain-containing protein — translated: NYKLIRRGRFRLRLNRLSALGKSMVLLGVIGKERLYYWKLFFWSLFCRPRLFPHTITLAIYGFHFRKVFQHYLSDPQ